The region CTTGATTTGCTGTAGGCAAAAAACCGCCTGCTAGGGCAATAGCATCAATTAATCGTAAATCTGAACTCACTTCATAAACACCAGGGAGGTAAACAGCTCCTTTTACATCTACATATATTTTTTCTGTTTTTGCTTTATCTGGAGAATCTGCTTCGTTGTTGTTCATTTTGGTTTCTTTATCCAAAGAACTACTAGAAAAATCGTTCAGCAAAAAATCATTTTCAGTCGTTGGTTTCGGATTTGAAAATAGCATGAATATCAACGTTCCTATCATTATCAACAATAATAAACCTGTTCCCATTCCCAGAAACAATCGATTTTTTATTATCCATTGTTTCACTGTTTTTTCCATACATCAGTTCGCCTCCTTAATTAATGCTTCTTTCTTAACTATCTGTAAAAAAGGAGCATTTATGTTAAAAAAAAATCCTCAAATCTATTTTACATAGACTTGAGGAATTTTTTAATTTAATTTTTTCAAGTAATCAATCGCATCTTGAAAGTTTTTTACTGGAACAACAGTCATTTTCGTCTCTAATTTATTGGCTGCTGCCACTGCTTCTTTATAGTTCGATTGTAAATTAGGGTAATTCTTTTGAATAATCGGATCAATGGTATCATCAGGTGCAAAAAATATAGTTGCCCCTTCTTTACTTGCCGCTACCACTTTCTTTTCAATACCGCCAATTCGTCCGATTGTTCCATCTGAAGAAATCGTTCCTGTTCCTGCGATCTCATGTCCTTTTCGCAAATCATTTCCGGTTAGTTGAGTATAAATTTGCAAAGCAAACATAAATCCGGCAGAAGGACCTCCGATTTGATCTGATTTAACGGTTACCGGTATTTCCGTTTCAATCGTCGTATGCTCAACTAAACTAATACCTAGTCCTGGAAGTTTCGTTTCCTTCATTTCTGTTAAAGGTGCCGTGACCGTATCTGTTTTACCATCTCGTTGATAAGTAACCGTTAGCTTTTGCCCTACTTTTTGTTGCTTTACATAATCCATAAATTGATCTGAGCTTTCAAAAGTTTTTCCATCTAAGGCACTAACAGTATCACCGATTTTTAATTTCCCTTCAAAGTTGGAGTTAGGCAGAACAGACATGATATAAATGCCCTTATAGGTTAAAGTATAAGGCTTATGAGCTGTTTTATAAGCTAATTCAATGGCCGCATTAATTGAACTATCCATATAGTACTTTTGCAAATTATTGTACTCTTCATTAGAAGTAGTCGTACCAAAAAGCTCATCTTGCGTCAATCCTTCATGATAAGGCAAGTACCTCATCAAATAAGTCAATGGTGTTGCTTGCCTGATCGAAACAGTTGTAAGCATATAACTTCCTTTATTCATATCCTTTTGATCATCAACTTTAATCAAATCAGACAAATGAACAGCCGAACCTGGAGCTTCTATATAATAAGGAAGAGGCACAACAAAGCCTAAAGCTACCAGAAGAAGAGCTATTATCCACCCTATTCGTTTTGGACTTTTTCTTTTTTTCATCGCAGTCACCCTTTTTGTAAGCATTTTTTGATTGGGATGTCATATTATATTAGTCACCAGCATATTTACTTTTAACTGCAGCGTTGACATGATACGGTACTAATTCTGAAATATCACCGCCAAAAAAAGCAACTTCTTTAATTAAACTTGAACTCAAAAAGCGATGCTTTTCAGCAGCCATCAAGAAAACTGTTTCAATTTCTTTATCTTGAGTTTTATTCATTGCCGCAATATTTGTTTCGTATTCAAAGTCTTGTAGGTTACGTAATCCGCGAATCATAGCATCAGCGCCGATTTTTTTTGCTAAGTCAACTGTTAAGCCGCTTGTATGTTCAATTACTGACACATTTGCTAAATGAGAAACAGCTTGTTGGATTAAATCCGTTTTTTCGGTTGCACTGAATAAAGATTTTTTTGACGTATTAGTTGCTACAGCAATAACCAATTGATCAAACAGCTTGGCAGCTCGTTCAATTGTATCTAGATGCCCATTGGTCAAAGGATCGAAACTCCCTGGGAAAAGTGCCACTTTAGTCACCTTTATCTCCTCCTTCTTTAATTACCTCATATAAAACAACTTTGCTGGCTCCATAAATTTCTGTTCTAAATTCCTCAGCTATTCCAATGGTTGTCGGTAAATCAATTTTCCGACTGACTTCACAAATAATTAATGCTTTATCTGCTAAAAGGTTTCCTGTCATAATTTTTTCAAGTTGTTGTACAATTTCCTGTTCTAAATAAGGAGGGTCTAAAAAAAGCAGATCAAAGCTTTTTTTTCTGCCGATCAAAACATCGATACTGCGATTAGCGTCATTGCGGAAAACTTCAAATTTACTTGTTTCTTTAGTCATTTCAATGTTTTCTTTGATGGTTTTGATTGCTACAGGATCTTTATCAATTAAAACAGCATGCTCCATACCTCGAGAAACGGCTTCAATAGCCAGACTGCCACTTCCTGCAAATAAATCCAAACAAGTACCGCCATCAAAATATGGGCCTATAATATTAAATAAGGATTCTTTTACTTTATCAGTTGTAGGTCTTGTGTTTTTACCAGGAACTGCTTTTAACTTTCTCCCGCCATATTCGCCTGAAATTACTCTCATCTGTTCACCATTCCTTTTTCAATTCCTGATTTTTTGTTCTAAAAAAAGAAGGAACTTGAATAATTCCTTCTTGGTCTCATTACTCTAGTTTAGGCAACTCATTATTTTCTAAACAAACATTGTCCATTTCTGTAACTTTCTCAGCTTCTTTTCTAGGAGCTGATTTTCCAAGTATTTCTTTAAAGTCCATATTGATTTGGGGCCTATAAGAT is a window of Carnobacterium mobile DSM 4848 DNA encoding:
- the rsmD gene encoding 16S rRNA (guanine(966)-N(2))-methyltransferase RsmD, which produces MRVISGEYGGRKLKAVPGKNTRPTTDKVKESLFNIIGPYFDGGTCLDLFAGSGSLAIEAVSRGMEHAVLIDKDPVAIKTIKENIEMTKETSKFEVFRNDANRSIDVLIGRKKSFDLLFLDPPYLEQEIVQQLEKIMTGNLLADKALIICEVSRKIDLPTTIGIAEEFRTEIYGASKVVLYEVIKEGGDKGD
- a CDS encoding helix-hairpin-helix domain-containing protein, which codes for MEKTVKQWIIKNRLFLGMGTGLLLLIMIGTLIFMLFSNPKPTTENDFLLNDFSSSSLDKETKMNNNEADSPDKAKTEKIYVDVKGAVYLPGVYEVSSDLRLIDAIALAGGFLPTANQESVNLAQKLSDQMMITIPEMRSEAEISSEIAEQPPVTVTVSEESKDTEPGKVNINAADTTELQTLSGIGEKKAEQILQYRQENGSFQTIEELKEVSGIGEKTFEALKAFITVGVE
- a CDS encoding SepM family pheromone-processing serine protease, with the translated sequence MKKRKSPKRIGWIIALLLVALGFVVPLPYYIEAPGSAVHLSDLIKVDDQKDMNKGSYMLTTVSIRQATPLTYLMRYLPYHEGLTQDELFGTTTSNEEYNNLQKYYMDSSINAAIELAYKTAHKPYTLTYKGIYIMSVLPNSNFEGKLKIGDTVSALDGKTFESSDQFMDYVKQQKVGQKLTVTYQRDGKTDTVTAPLTEMKETKLPGLGISLVEHTTIETEIPVTVKSDQIGGPSAGFMFALQIYTQLTGNDLRKGHEIAGTGTISSDGTIGRIGGIEKKVVAASKEGATIFFAPDDTIDPIIQKNYPNLQSNYKEAVAAANKLETKMTVVPVKNFQDAIDYLKKLN
- the coaD gene encoding pantetheine-phosphate adenylyltransferase, producing MTKVALFPGSFDPLTNGHLDTIERAAKLFDQLVIAVATNTSKKSLFSATEKTDLIQQAVSHLANVSVIEHTSGLTVDLAKKIGADAMIRGLRNLQDFEYETNIAAMNKTQDKEIETVFLMAAEKHRFLSSSLIKEVAFFGGDISELVPYHVNAAVKSKYAGD